A DNA window from Calliphora vicina chromosome 1, idCalVici1.1, whole genome shotgun sequence contains the following coding sequences:
- the Tctp gene encoding translationally-controlled tumor protein homolog — protein sequence MKIYKDIITGDEMFADTYKMKLVDDVIYEVYGKVVSRSDGDIKIEGFNPSAEEADEGTDSTVETGVDVVMNHRLQECFAFGDKKGFTLYLKDYMKKVLAELEKRAPDQIDVFKNNMNKVMKEILGRFKDLQFFTGESMDCDGMVAMCEYRDIDGQSVPVLMFFKHGLEEEKC from the coding sequence ATGAAAATCTACAAGGATATCATTACTGGCGATGAAATGTTCGCTGATACCTACAAAATGAAATTGGTCGATGATGTAATTTACGAGGTTTATGGCAAAGTAGTTAGCCGCAGCGatggtgacatcaaaattgaAGGTTTCAATCCCTCAGCCGAAGAAGCTGATGAAGGCACTGACTCCACTGTCGAAACCGGTGTTGATGTAGTCATGAATCACCGTTTGCAAGAGTGCTTCGCTTTCGGCGACAAGAAAGGCTTCACCTTGTACTTGAAGGATTACATGAAGAAGGTGTTGGCTGAGTTGGAGAAGAGAGCCCCCGATCAAATCGATGTCTTCAAGAACAACATGAACAAGGTAATGAAGGAAATCTTGGGCCGTTTCAAGGACTTGCAATTCTTTACTGGTGAATCCATGGACTGTGACGGTATGGTTGCCATGTGTGAGTACCGTGATATTGATGGCCAAAGTGTGCCCGTCCTTATGTTCTTCAAACACGGCTTGGAAGAAGAAAAGTGCTAA
- the SdhC gene encoding succinate dehydrogenase cytochrome b560 subunit, mitochondrial — MYAVTRSLIRSPALRQGLQMAQVQRQVSMKVVPAASTIKDESYTDKNVRLGRELSPHLTIYKPQLTSLLSLTHRATGMVLGTAVWGLGLAALSSPQDIANYAAVIEGLHLSTGTLTALKFLVAYPLAYHTANGIRHLLWDTGRFLKIKEVYSTGYIMLGMSFVLAGILAAL, encoded by the exons at GTATGCCGTAACACGTTCCCTCATTCGTTCACCTGCCTTGCGCCAGGGCTTGCAAATGGCTCAAGTGCAAAGACAGGTATCAATGAAAGTTGTACCTGCTGCTAGCACCATCAAAGATGAATCGTATACCGATAAAAATGTCCGCTTGGGCCGCGAATTGTCTCCACATTTAACCATCTACAAACCCCAATTGACCTCTTTGCTGTCATTGACTCACCGTGCCACTGGCATGGTTTTGGGTACAGCCGTTTGGGGTCTTGGTTTGGCTGCTCTCAGTTCTCCTCAAGATATTGCCAACTATGCTGCAGTCATTGAGGGTTTGCACTTAAGCACCGGCACATTGACTGCTTTGAAATTTTTGGTTGCCTATCCCTTGGCCTACCATACTGCCAACGGTATTCGTCATTTGTTGTGGGACACTGGACGTTTCTTGAAAATTAAGGAAGTCTATTCAACTGGTTATATAATGCTTGGCATGTCATTTGTTTTGGCTGGTATTTTGGCTGCTTTGTAA